The genomic interval TGAAAAATGGGGTGTGTCGCCTTACCATAGCTAGTGGGAAGACGATGGAACCGTCCCCATGCTTTGCGTCCCGAGCGACTAAGTAACCTAATGGCTGAGTAGTTACAAATAATGTAGTATTAGTGCTACATTTTGTCGACACATTCCTGACAAACGATACGGCCGCTAAATTGTTTTACGTTATCTGCATTACCACAAAAGATGCATGCAGGTTCATATTTTTTTAGTATTATTTTTTCTCCGTCAACGTATATTTCCAAAGCATCTTTTATGTTGATACCCAGGGTCCGCCGTAATTCTATAGGGATAACAACCCTTCCTAATTCATCCACTTTTCTAACTATTCCTGTCGACTTCAACCCTTCGCCCCCCTTTTTACAGTTTTCGACATATATTGTCAGACGCTATTATACCAGTAATTCCCATGAATAGCAATACCTATCTTGCACAAAAAAGTAAATTTTGTCAGAATAAAACTAAAAAAAATAATAAACAAGTAAAATATGTAATAAAATATAATAGAATTACCTGTTATTATTTTTCCAGTTTATAAAGCGGTACTTTTCACAAGTACCGCTTTCTGTCATGAAGTATCATGAGTTCAACAGCAGATAAAGTTGTTTTGTTTGAAAAAGAGTTTTGTGAACTTTTACTAGGCACGTATTTCCTGTTAAGGCATCATAAAATGCATTACATATACCATACCATCTTCTGAACCTTTAGCTACGCCGATACCAAGATGGTGGTTATTTTTATCGTTAAGAATGGCTTCTCTATGATATTTGCTTTCCATCAGGTGATAAAAAGCCACTTCGGGAGACACGTGTTTTGCTCCCAGGGTTCCCGCCAGATTTTCTCCATAAGTAGTAAAAGCTATGCCATCCCTTGATGCTTGCTGTCCTGGTCTTCCAAGTCTGGGGGAGTAATGTTCAATATATCCATTGGAGAGCATGTCCTCTCCTTTTTCTCTGGCAAAATCAACCAGTCTTATATCTAACACAAAGAGTGGCAGATCATGTTCCAGGCGAGTGGCATTAACAAGTTCAAATAATGCAGTTTCATAATCCGGTAAAAAGTAAACTCCATTTTCACCAAAGACAACAATTTGCTCTTCGGGTTTTTCTCCTAATACTCCTTGTGTAGTCAGGATATTTTCCCATCTCATTTCATAATTAAGAAAAGATTGGGCTAAGCTCTGGCTCTGAAAAGAAAATAGTAGGTTAGAAAAAATATTAATTGGTAAAATCATCAAAATTACTAAAAGAAAAAACGTTGTAGTATTATTATAAATTTTACCTGGGGGAAACTGGGGTATCTGTAACTGGTTATCGAGAGCTAATTTGAAATTATTAATTGTTAATCTTTTCACAAGCCATCACCTCTTTTTTCTCAATTTGCATCTTTCGCCTTCATTATAACAGGGTAAAACCCTATTTGTCAACATATAACTGACAAAAAACCCTAAAAAATTTATCTATTAAACTATGCTATACAGTAATAACCCTAATAATGCGTAGGGTAAAGATGAAAAACATAAGAAGGTTTTTAAGAAAGTTTATCGAGGATTATCTGCGAGATTCTTCCTCTATGACACTTTCTCTATGATGTTGGTTGTCAGTTAAGATTAAACGTTGTATAATTCACATAACAAAAAGTGGATGGGATGCGAAAGAAAAGATGGACAAGATAAATATTTTACTTGTTGACGATCATGCAGTATTGCGAACCGGCTTAAGGTTATTGCTTGATTCCCAAAAAGATATGGAAATAGTTGGAGAGACGGGTAGCGGTATTGACGCTTTGAAGTTGGCTTCTGAATTAAGACCAAGGGTAATTTTGCTTGATCTGTCTCTGGACGATACTAACGGGCTCCATATACTCTCAGAACTAAAATCAATTGACTCTTCTATCAAAGTTTTAGTATTAACGATGCATGATGATGAAGGTTATATTCATAAAGTGCTGGAAGTGGGCGGTGATGGTTATATATTAAAAAAAGCGGCTGATGTGGAACTGATCACTGCTATCAGGGCCGTAAACCGGGATGAGATATTCCTGGATCCCTCTTTAACCAGGGCTGTTTTGAAGGGTGTATATGATATTCACCACAGCGAATATCAAGACATTGAAGGTAGTGAAGAAGAACTGTTAAGCAATAGGGAAAAAGAAGTTCTTAAGCTTGTAGCTCTAGGCTATACTAATAAACAAATTGCTGATCGGCTTGTTGTGAGTATCAAAACTGTAGAAAGCTATAAGGCGAGGGCTAGGGAGAAGCTAAATATGAACTATCGTTCTGAACTTGTGGAATACGCTATCCAAAAAGGATTGTTGAGCAATGAAGAAAAAGAATTGGGAGTGTAAAAGTGAACTCGTCTCAGCAAAGCTGAAACATCGGGAATCAGATGGAGAGTCTACTCCGCCTGATTGAAGACCCCCACCTACGCAATGCTTGTCGGTGGGGGTCTTATATTAAAAAGAAAAATCAGGATATAGTCAAATCTAGATAGGGATTAAATCGTTACTTATTAAGCTATTTTGTCCAGTGTGTCTTTGGCAAGTCTTTTCTTTAGAGAATGGCACTCTAAAAGTTTAGAGTTTACATCCCTGGCTTTTCTCTTGAAGGGTCCCCCTCCCTCGGGATGGGGAGAGTTTTCAGAAGTTTCAGTTTTTCCGCTCAGGCTGATAGTTTCGCCGTGCCATAGCTTGTTCTAATCGAATGCTGGGGCCAGTGAATGCTAGTATGTGTGAATGGTGAACAATTCTATCGATTAAGGCCGCTGTGAGCCGGTCATCGCCAAAGATTTCCGTCCACCGGCCAAAATCCAGGTTCGAGGTGATTAGGATGCTCTGACGCTGGTAACTGTTGGAAATGACCGAAAACAGCATCTCAGAGGCTTTTTTGTTAAACGGTACGTAACCGATTTCATCCAGTACTAATACATCTGCTTTGGCGATCTTTTCAATGAGCCCCCGTGCCTTGCCGCTATCATACTTCTCTACCAGTTCATTGGCCAAATCGATGGTTCGATAGAATCGAACGGACCTCCCCTGCATGCACGCCTTGATTCCTAGTGCGATGGCAAGGCTCGTTTTTCCGGTCCCACAGCTACCCAAAAAACACAGATTCTCCTTACGTTCGATGAAATCCATGTCCAGCAAACCTTCTTGATCGATGCTGGTCGGAAAGGTAATCCGCTCGAAAGTGCGGTTTTCCAGTGTTTCAATTATCGGAAACCCAGCCTGACGTATCAAGCGTTCAATGCGGTTCGTGTGTCGCTGCTGCACCGCTAATTCCAGAAGCTCAGTTAAGTATTGCTCTGTGGTCTTGAATTTCACTTCAGAGGACAAATAACTAAGGTCAGCGATTCGTAGCTCTTTACACAGCTCTGTCAATCTACTCACGGGTGTCACCTCCTGGTGACAGATGGTCATAGGCAGTGAGGTCAGGCTTCCATTCCGCTACCGATGAGGGTGTCCATAGCTCAGCCATAGGTTTGGGGCTTTCGGATGCCTTGCAGTACCCAGACATCATCACCAGGCTTGCCAAGTCTGTGGCGTTGTAGTCTACGCCCTTTTGAATCGTGGCGGCCACTTCCAAGATGGAATGCTTTTCTAACAATGTGATGACGTTGCTAACACGCTTACGCCGCTCATTGAACTCGGGCGGAAGGAGGTAATTTTTGACTATCGCCGGCAATGCCTTGAGATAGGTGGCTTGTTTGATAGCCCTTGGCTTATGCCGATATATTTCCAATTCCGCAGCCCAGTCAATGGCTTCCGCCTTGAACGCATACTGGCGTGGGCTTTCTGCTAGTTTGGTTTCCCCATATTCGTCGAAAATCTCTAGCTTATCCCAATGCAGTTTGATGAACACACGCTGCTTGTGATGGGCCTTAGGGACGTGATAAACCTCGTCCCCAACAGATATCTCTCCATACTTGTTTACTGTGTCTGTTGCCGGCCGTATGGCCTCAAAAGGAGTCGCCGGAAGTGCGAGCAACATAGCTTCATCCTCTTTCCACAGTAGTTCAATCGGTTGCTTCTTCTCGTAATGCATTTGCTTGCGATCCTCACGAAGCTCGGCCATGAGCCAGTCGTTGAATTATAGGAAGTCGTTGATTGCCGGCAAAGGAGTAAGAAAGTTTCGGCGGACATAACCTATGCTACCCTCGACGTGGCCCTTCTCCCAACCACTCTGAGGATTGCAAAAGCGATATTCGAAACGATGCTTCCGAGCAAAATCCAAGAACATATCGGTCAATTCACGTTCCGTTCGGCTTACGATTTTCTTGACAACGGGAGTTAAATTGTCAAAGAGGATATACGGAGGAACCCCACCTATCTCGTAAAACATGGACACTAATCCGTTAAAGAGGCATTCGCTATTTTGAGCAGGGAGAACACGGCACAACCTGGTATTGCTATGAGGGAAGGACATCACAAGATGGTATCGCCGGATGTCTCTACTGGTTGCTGGATCCATGGCATCAAACTCTCCGAAATCCACCTGTGCCTCACCGGAGGGATGCTCCAAACGGATGAATTGCAGATCTCTAGCCTTGAGCAGTTCCCCATCGGACATCCTCGCCTACGCTTGGGTTTAGCCTGGAAAATGGCATCACCATCTGCGTATTTCTTTGCCGTCAGCCAGTAGACATTCAACCGCCTCGCAATCTCTGAAATGCTAACCCCTTCCTTGTTACGTATTTCCCTGATATAATCGACTTGAACCACTGTCTTCATTCCTTTCGTACCTCCTTCGATTTGCGATCTAGGAGGTTTACTTCTGGGATGTAAGCAGTGGTTCCTTTTGGGTACCACAGACTCTAACATTTAGGGTGCCATTCTCTATATTTCTAGTTTACCAAAAACATCCAGTGGGATTTTTAATACTATCTTAGTTCCTTTTCCCGGGGCAGTATCAATGATCAATTCGCCTCCTACCAGTGTCGCTCTTTCTGTCATACCAAAAAGTCCGAGGGCTTGTTTATCATTTTGTAATAAAGAAAGATTAAATCCTTTGCCATCGTCTTCTACAATAGCTTCCATGTTGTTATCGTTACTTTTTAGTGATACCTCAATGTTTTGCGCCCCGGCATGCCTGATTACGTTTGTAAGTGCTTCCTGAACAACCCTGTATACGGTTGTTTCTACAACAGACCCCAACCTTACATCTCTATACTCCTGCAAATCATATTTGATATTAATATTAGCATGCTGGGAAAGCTCTTTTACATAACGGTTTAAGGCTGCATTCAAACCCAGATCATCAAGGACGCTTGGTCTTAATTCATAAGAAAGCCATTGTATTTCCTCCAAAGTTTTGAAAATAACTTCCCTGAAGTTGCCAGCAAGCTTGCGTACCTCCCTGATATCATCAGCTCCCTGGATAAGCTTCAGCCCAAGCAACAAGCTTGTCAGTGACTGGCTGGTTTCGTCATGAAGCTCGCGGGAGATCCTTTTTCTTTCTTCTTCCTGTGTAACGATGAGCTTTTCAAGTAGTTGAAGACGCATTTTTTCTTTTTCTTCCAATTTTAATTGCAATTCCTTATTTTTTTTCCAGTTAGTTTGTAAGCTTTCCATCATCTTGTTAAAGAATCTTCCCAGCTGCTGAATTTCGTTCCTGTCTTTATCTAGTGCTTTTGACCCTGCTAACGGCACAAAAGAGTTGCTTCCGTCACTTACAAGTGCCTCTTTTTTTAGATACCTCTGCGATAAATCCCCGAGCTCCACTTTCTGCATGGTAGTAATAAGTTTATTAAGAGGATTCGTAATAGAAAAGGTAATAAAATAAGCTAAACCTATTGCTAAAAAAATACTGAAACCGGTAGCTAAAGCAAAATTGTTAATAGTGTCCTTTCTCATTTGTACAAAAGGTGCTTCTGGTATACCCACATATAAGATTCCTATCACTTCTTCCCTGTTGTTAAAAATTGGATCATAGGCTGTTAAATACCATTGATCAAGTATAAAGGCTCTGCCCAGATAGCGTTCACCCTGATCCAGAACAATACTGGCAACTTCTTCCGAAACCCTTGTTCCGATAGCCCTTTTTTCATCGTTTGTCAGTCGAATCGAGGTAGCTATACGTACATCATCTAAAAATATTGTTGCAGTAACGTTAAAAACTTCGGTAATTTCATCGACAAAATCAAAATCCCGGTTTAAAAGCTCTCCACCCAATAGAATGGCAATAACTTCACCTTCTTCGTTGTATATAGGAATGGAGGCAGTGAGGGCCAGTCCTTTCGTTTCATCTGTTTTATTTGAACTCCTTGCTTCAGGGGTAGGAACAATTTCTATATACGCCTGTTCTTCAAGGTTTTCTCTTATAAGAAAATTTTCATCCAATATGATGATTCCTTTTTGCTGTTTTCCTTCAAAAAACATCAAAAACGAATCATCTCTACTGATTCGTTCTCCAAAAGAAAGATCATTATTAGCACTGGTAATGATCTTTCCGGAAGGATCGGTAATGATGGCAAAACTTAATTCATTTTGCTCCTTATATTCTAGTAAAAGTCTCTGCAAGTACAATAAATCATTATTTGTCATCGCCTCCTTGAAACTGCGATCATTGGAAATAAACTTTAAAATAAGGGATATTTTGTCAAGACCACGTAGTAACTGCCTGCTTGCTGAATTCAAATCCTTATTTATAGTTAGTTCTGCCTGTTGTTCAACACCTGTACGAAATATCCTTACAGCAGCCTGACCTGTAATAAGAAGAAGTATCCCCGCAATTATCAAAAAACCCAGAAAAAATTTTTGCCAGATGTTTAGATTTTTGATCATATGCTTATCTCCTATCTTTTTTGTATGAAAAGAAATTCGTAATCTTAAATTCTACAGGGTAAAACCCTTAATTACTAATTCTATATTAAGCAATTAAATCCTTTATTTAAGGAAAAAATAAGTGTTTACCATCAGCATTCTTGATGTTATAATAAATAGGAGTAATGGTTTCCCCCTATTTATAGAGGTTCGTATGCTAATTATTTCGAATGACTGCAATTCAAAAATAATTAAAAATTCACAGTAAGGGAAGGTGATAATAAATAATTCTGTGCGAGGCCAATTTACAATTTATCAAGTGCATTTTTTCACAATCGTTTAGCAATTCACAACACCATTTTTATGGAATGGCAACTGTTTTCCAATTAATATTTTTAGGAGGTATGGTTATGGACGAAATGAAATCAATGATGAACGAACAAAGGCAGTTTCCACCTTCCCAAGAATTTGTCGACCAGGCACACGTGAAGAGTCGGGAAGAGTATGAAAAAATGTGGAAGCAATCCATTGAAGACCCCGAAACCTTTTGGGGTAACCTGGCAAAAAATCTTTCCTGGTTTGAGCCCTGGCAGAAGGTTAACCGGGAAGATTTCAGCAAAGGCGAAGTGGAATGGTTTATTGGCGCCAAAACAAATATTTCATACAACTGTCTGGATTACCAGATCGAAAAGGGTAAGGGCGACAAGGTCGCCATCCTTTTTCAAGGTGAACCTGAAGACGATGTTGTGAAACTCACCTACAAAGAAATGTTGCCTTTAGTATCAAAATTTGCAAACGTCCTGAAAGCTAAAGGAGTGGTCAAAGGTGATCGGGTCGCTATTTACCTACCCATGATCTGGCAGTTACCGGTTGTAATGCTGGCATGTGCTCGGATCGGAGCAGTACACACAATCGTATTTGGCGGCTTCTCTGCCGAGGCGCTGCGGGACAGGATCGTCGATGCTGGCGCAAAGATTTTGATCACGGCAAACGGATACTGGCGTTCCGGTAAAAATGTGAACTCCAAAGCTAATGCGGATCTGGCATGCGACCTCTGTGCAGAACAGGGTCATACAGTGGATAACGTAATCGTAGTTAAGAGGCTCGAAAACTTCGATGTACCCATGCAAGCAGGAAGAGACAGCTGGTTCGAAGAGGATATTGCGGATCCCTCCATCAGCGAAGACTGCCCGGCAGAAATGATGGACGCTGAAGATCCTCTTTTCATTCTCTACACATCCGGTTCCACAGGCAAGCCCAAAGGTGTCCTTCATACCACCGGCGGCTACATGGTCTATGCTTATGCTACATTCAAATACGTATTCGACTATCAAGAAAATGATATTCATTTCTGCACTGCTGATATCGGTTGGGTAACCGGACACTCCTATGTTGTGTACGGGCCCATGTCAAACGGTGCAACTTCCGTTGTTTTCGAGTCAGTGCCCACCTTCCCAAATCCGGACAGGTTCTGGCAGATCGTAGAGAAGTTCAAAGTCAATATCTTCTATACGGCACCTACAGCAATCAGGGCCCTGATGAAAGAGGGCGAAACATGGCCTCAGGGCAGAGATCTTTCATCCTTGAGGGTACTTGGTTCTGTGGGTGAGCCGATCAACCCGGAGGCGTGGATGTGGTACCACACCTACGTGGGTAGGGAAAAGTGCCCCATCGTTGATACATGGTGGCAGACCGAGACCGGCGGCCTTATGATTACCCCTCTTCCAGGCGCATGGGTTACAAAGCCTGGTTCGGCAACCCTGCCGTTCTTCGGTGTCAAGCCGGTTATTTTGAAACCTCGCTCTTCAGGTGATGAGCCTGCCGAAGAGGCTGGCGTAAATGAGGGCGGCGAGCTTTGTATGGCACAGTCATGGCCCGGTATTATGAGAGGTGTATACAATGAGCCTGAGAGATTCTTTAGCACATATTTTATCCAGCAGCCCGGATTCTACTTCTCCGGTGACGGTGCAAGAAGAGATGAAGATGGCTATTATTGGCTCCTTGGCCGCATAGATGACGTTGTCAACGTTTCCGGTCACCGGATGGGCACAGCAGAGGTAGAGTCGGCCCTTGTATCCCACCTGTCAGTTGCCGAAGCTGCTGTGGTAGGCTTTCCCCATGATATTAAAGGTGAAGACCTTTATGCATATGTCATGCTGAAAACCGGTATTGAAGCAAGCGATGCCCTCAAAAAAGAACTGGTACTCCATGTCAGAAAAGAGATTGGTCCAATCGCTTCTCCCGGCAAGCTGCAGTTTGTCTTTGGCCTTCCCAAAACACGCTCCGGTAAGATTATGAGAAGGATCCTGAGAAAAGTTGCCTCCGGCGAACTGGACCAACTTGGCGATACCACAACCCTTGCTGACCCATCCGTAGTGGATGATATCG from Syntrophales bacterium carries:
- the istB gene encoding IS21-like element helper ATPase IstB — translated: MSRLTELCKELRIADLSYLSSEVKFKTTEQYLTELLELAVQQRHTNRIERLIRQAGFPIIETLENRTFERITFPTSIDQEGLLDMDFIERKENLCFLGSCGTGKTSLAIALGIKACMQGRSVRFYRTIDLANELVEKYDSGKARGLIEKIAKADVLVLDEIGYVPFNKKASEMLFSVISNSYQRQSILITSNLDFGRWTEIFGDDRLTAALIDRIVHHSHILAFTGPSIRLEQAMARRNYQPERKN
- a CDS encoding CAP domain-containing protein, yielding MKRLTINNFKLALDNQLQIPQFPPGKIYNNTTTFFLLVILMILPINIFSNLLFSFQSQSLAQSFLNYEMRWENILTTQGVLGEKPEEQIVVFGENGVYFLPDYETALFELVNATRLEHDLPLFVLDIRLVDFAREKGEDMLSNGYIEHYSPRLGRPGQQASRDGIAFTTYGENLAGTLGAKHVSPEVAFYHLMESKYHREAILNDKNNHHLGIGVAKGSEDGMVYVMHFMMP
- a CDS encoding response regulator transcription factor: MDKINILLVDDHAVLRTGLRLLLDSQKDMEIVGETGSGIDALKLASELRPRVILLDLSLDDTNGLHILSELKSIDSSIKVLVLTMHDDEGYIHKVLEVGGDGYILKKAADVELITAIRAVNRDEIFLDPSLTRAVLKGVYDIHHSEYQDIEGSEEELLSNREKEVLKLVALGYTNKQIADRLVVSIKTVESYKARAREKLNMNYRSELVEYAIQKGLLSNEEKELGV
- a CDS encoding cache domain-containing protein, giving the protein MIKNLNIWQKFFLGFLIIAGILLLITGQAAVRIFRTGVEQQAELTINKDLNSASRQLLRGLDKISLILKFISNDRSFKEAMTNNDLLYLQRLLLEYKEQNELSFAIITDPSGKIITSANNDLSFGERISRDDSFLMFFEGKQQKGIIILDENFLIRENLEEQAYIEIVPTPEARSSNKTDETKGLALTASIPIYNEEGEVIAILLGGELLNRDFDFVDEITEVFNVTATIFLDDVRIATSIRLTNDEKRAIGTRVSEEVASIVLDQGERYLGRAFILDQWYLTAYDPIFNNREEVIGILYVGIPEAPFVQMRKDTINNFALATGFSIFLAIGLAYFITFSITNPLNKLITTMQKVELGDLSQRYLKKEALVSDGSNSFVPLAGSKALDKDRNEIQQLGRFFNKMMESLQTNWKKNKELQLKLEEKEKMRLQLLEKLIVTQEEERKRISRELHDETSQSLTSLLLGLKLIQGADDIREVRKLAGNFREVIFKTLEEIQWLSYELRPSVLDDLGLNAALNRYVKELSQHANINIKYDLQEYRDVRLGSVVETTVYRVVQEALTNVIRHAGAQNIEVSLKSNDNNMEAIVEDDGKGFNLSLLQNDKQALGLFGMTERATLVGGELIIDTAPGKGTKIVLKIPLDVFGKLEI
- the acs gene encoding acetate--CoA ligase — translated: MDEMKSMMNEQRQFPPSQEFVDQAHVKSREEYEKMWKQSIEDPETFWGNLAKNLSWFEPWQKVNREDFSKGEVEWFIGAKTNISYNCLDYQIEKGKGDKVAILFQGEPEDDVVKLTYKEMLPLVSKFANVLKAKGVVKGDRVAIYLPMIWQLPVVMLACARIGAVHTIVFGGFSAEALRDRIVDAGAKILITANGYWRSGKNVNSKANADLACDLCAEQGHTVDNVIVVKRLENFDVPMQAGRDSWFEEDIADPSISEDCPAEMMDAEDPLFILYTSGSTGKPKGVLHTTGGYMVYAYATFKYVFDYQENDIHFCTADIGWVTGHSYVVYGPMSNGATSVVFESVPTFPNPDRFWQIVEKFKVNIFYTAPTAIRALMKEGETWPQGRDLSSLRVLGSVGEPINPEAWMWYHTYVGREKCPIVDTWWQTETGGLMITPLPGAWVTKPGSATLPFFGVKPVILKPRSSGDEPAEEAGVNEGGELCMAQSWPGIMRGVYNEPERFFSTYFIQQPGFYFSGDGARRDEDGYYWLLGRIDDVVNVSGHRMGTAEVESALVSHLSVAEAAVVGFPHDIKGEDLYAYVMLKTGIEASDALKKELVLHVRKEIGPIASPGKLQFVFGLPKTRSGKIMRRILRKVASGELDQLGDTTTLADPSVVDDIVKGRQ